The genomic segment AAATGCCCATCTAAACTTTTAAATGTGCCCTTTTCTTTAAAGTTAGCGATCACTTTAAGCTGGTTAATCTCACTGCCAATAACACTAACAACACCTTCAGCCAAATGTTTTCGTCGCTCATTTCTCCATTGCAACGAGTCTATTTGAAGTGTTTTTTCTTTACCATCCAAAGTGAATAAAGTGACCTGAGAGTTTTTAACAGAGAAATGGCTTAATCGAACTAAAAATAGATCCTCCAAACGCGCAGCTAAAGAATCTTCAGCTGTTGCTTTTTTCTGCCCTTCACCGCCAGAAGCATCACCACTTTCTCTATTTAATGATGTTAAATCAGCACTTAGCTTATCAATACGTAAATCTGCAAATTGAGGTTGTCTAGCCCAAAGGGAAGAAAGTATATTCAATTGAATTTCAACATCACCAACCGAAATAATTTCATCTCCCGAAGCAGGATCTGCAATTAATACTTTTCTAAGATTTAACGATGGATTAGTATTTCGCCAACGCCCATCAAGTTCTCCAATAGAGATTGAAAGACCTGTGGTCTGAGAAAGGAAAACTTCAATTTCCGATTGGTACTGATTTAAGGAAGGGAGGAATAGACGTAAGCTTGTTATGACTAATGCTGCTAATAAAAATACCAGCAGCAATAATCCCATAAAGCAACGTTCAAAACGAATTAACTTAGTGGTCACGTATTATTATTCTCTACATCATTACAACATCAAACTGCTCTTGAATATACAGAGGTTCAGCCTGAATTTTTACCTGTTTTCCAATAAATAGTTCGAGTTCAGCTAAAGCATGAGATTCTTCACCTTCAAGTGCATCCGCTACTGCTACCGAAGCATAAACTACAAACTTATCTGAATCATAGGCTCGGTTTACTCGTGTTATTTCACGTAAAACCTCATAGCAAACACTCTCAACGGTTTTCACTGCGCCTCGGCCTTCACATGTAGGGCATTGACCACACAAAACATGCTCAATACTTTCTCGAGTGCGTTTTCGAGTCATTTCAACCAAGCCAAGTTGTGTGAATCCATTAATATTGGTTTTTACACGATCTTTCTCTAATGCTGACCCTAACGACTGTAATACACGTCGACGATGCTCTTCACTAAGCATATCAATGAAATCAATAATAATGATCCCACCAAGGTTACGTAGACGCAGTTGACGAGCAATGGCTTGTGTCGCTTCAACGTTAGTGTTAAAAATGGTCTCTTCTAAATTACGACGACCAACAAACGCACCAGTATTAATATCAACCGTTGTCATTGCTTCTGTTTGATCTATGATCAGGTATCCACCAGACTTGAGTTCAACTTTTCGATCAAGTGCACGTTGAATTTCATTCTCAGTTTCGTACATGTCAAAGATAGGTTTGTCACCCGAGTAATACTCAAGCTTCTTAGTTAATTCAGGTACAAATTCAGTTGTAAATTGCTTTAACTTTTCAAAAGCTAACTTCGAGTCAACACGGATTAAATCTAGTTCTGTTCCCACAAAGTCACGTAGGATACGTTGATCTAAACCTAACTCCCCATACAACATAGATTTAGTTTTGCTCTTTTTACGACGCTCTATAACCTTGTGCCATAGACGCTTTAAGAAAGCTGCATCTTGTGAAATTTCAGCTTCACTTGCACCTTCTGCTGCAGTTCTAATAATAAAACCGCCAAACTCATCACAATAATCAGAAACCGTATTTTTTAAACGATTACGTTCTTTTTCACTTTCAATGCGCTGAGAAACACCAACATGACTAGCCCCTGGCATAAATACCAAATAGCGCGAAGGAAGAGTTATGTCAGTAGTAAGACGAGCACCTTTCGTTCCAAGCGGATCTTTAACAACTTGTACCACCAGATCTTGCCCTTGGTGTACTAATTGAGAAATATCTCTCACCTGAAACTGGCGTTTTTCATTCTCAGAAACACATTCCGTATGAGGAACAATGTCTGAGGCGTGCAGAAATGCGGCTTTATCCAAACCTATATCAATAAACGCCGCTTGCATCCCCGGCAATACTCGGCTTACTCGGCCTTTGTATATATTACCCACAATACCACGTCGTGCTTCTCTTTCTACATGGATCTCTTGAAGCACACCGGCTTCAATCATCGCAACTCGAGTTTCACTCGGCGTTACGTTTATTAACAACTCTGTACTCATTGGAGCACCTCACTAATTTTTACAAAAATTGGTGTAAGAGCTGATCCGTTTCCATCAAAGGCAGTCCCATGACAGCGTGATAGCTGCCATCAATTCGCGAGACAAATCGCCCACCACTACCTTGAATACCGTATGAACCTGCTTTATCGCAAGGCTCTCCACTTTCCCAATATTGTTCGATTTCTTGCTCGGAAAGCACTCTAAACCATACCTGTGTAATTACTGTTTTGGTTCTTGTTGTTTCAGGTGTAGCTAAAGTGACAGCAGTCATTACTTGATGTTGACGACCAGACAGTGCCAAGAGCATTCTCTTGGCATCTTCAAAATTCTTTGGTTTCTCTAAAATAACACCATCGATAACGACGATGGTGTCAGACCCTAATACAGGGACAAAAATATTCTTCGTTTGTTCGATTTTTCGCTCATTAACTAAGAACTTAACCCCAGCTTGTGCTTTATCTTTAGATAATCGTTCGACATATATAAGAGGTGTCTCATGCGCTTGATGCACCTCTTCAACATCGACAGATAAAATCTCAAATTGATAGCCTAATTGAGCTAATAACTCTTTTCTTCGAGGCGAACCTGAAGCTAAAAAAACTTGAGTTGTCATTCTTTTTCCCTATCGAATCGACCAATGACGACGTACTCTACGCATCAACAAGAATAACCAAGGCCATAAAATAAAGTTTAACACGCCAGCCCATAAGAAATGTGCGTTAAAAGACACATCATGAACTAAAAATTCGCCCATAAACTCTAATATTTTGCCTAATAAAGTTAATCCAGAAAAAATAGCTGCTTGTTGCCACAACGCTAGATTTCTCAATACCTTAAAGTTAGCTGCAACCAAATAGACTAAAATAGCCATTGTCATGCCTCGAATGCCTAATGTAGTACCTAATAATAGATCCCATAAGACACCCAATAACATAGCCGTTCCCACATTTACCCGATGTGGTAGAGCAAGTACCCAGTAAAAGGTAACTAAAATAATCCAAGATGGCCTAAGTACTTCTAATGTACCTGGCCATGGGGCTGCTTGTAAGGTTAACGCGATTAAAAAAGAGAGCCAAATAATGATCCTACCGCGCATTAAGTGACTACTCGCCATCAAGGTTCTCCTTCACTTGTACTTCTGTTGGCCATACTAATAATAAATAGCGTAATTTATCAAATTCAACCGTCGTTGCTAAATCAATTGAAGCAAACGGGCGTTTATTATCATTATCAATATTTGAGATATAACCTACAGGGTAACCTTCAGGATAACGACCACCTAAGCCAGAACTCACCAGTAAATCACCAATCTCAATATCAGTATTGGTTGGGATATGCTCTAATTGCATAGTGTCTAAATGACCTTTACCTGATGCAATAACACGAATGTCATTTCTAACTACTTGAACTGGTATGGCATTATTAGGGTCAGTCAATAATAGAACACGACTATTGTGGGCACCAACATAGTTAATTTGGCCAACAATTCCTTTATCGCTGATAACTGGCTGCCCCTCATAAACGCCATCAATTTGGCCCTTATCGATCATCACCTGGTGAGTGTAAGGAGCTGAGTCTACAGCCATTACTTCTGTCACCATTTTCTTTTCATCACGAACAAAAGGTGAACCAAGTAAATTACGTAAACGGCTATTTTCTTGCTGAAGCTGTTCCATTAACAATAGATTGCTATTTTGAATCAGCATTTCTTGCTTTAATTTCTGATTTTCAAGCATGAGTGAGTTACGACTATTAAACCGCTCATACATACCATCAAACATAGTTCGAGGAAGATTTGCAGCATAATGAATCGGAGCAACAAAGCTATTTAGTAGATAACGTATATCAGAAAATGCATTTAAACGACTATCGGCTAACATAAGGCTAGCCGATAACATTACAGCAATAAACAGGCGAAATTGTAGAGAAGGACCTCTACTAAAAATTGGAATCATATCCTTCACCCGTTATTTTTATTACTCTTCACTGAAGAGATCGCCACCATGCATATCTATCATCTCAAGAGCTTTACCACCACCACGAGCAACACAGGTTAACGGCTCTTCTGCAACGACAACAGGGATACCCGTTTCTTCAGTAAGAAGACGATCTAAATCTCGAAGTAATGCGCCGCCGCCAGTCAGTACCATACCATGCTCTGAAATATCAGAAGCTAGCTCTGGTGGACACTGCTCTAGTGCTACCATTACAGCTGATACGATACCTGAAAGAGGCTCTTGCAGTGCTTCTAAGATTTCGTTTGAGTTAAGAGTAAAGCTACGAGGAACACCTTCTGCAAGGTTACGGCCACGAACTTCAATTTCGCATACGTCATCGCCAGGGTAAGCTGAACCGATTTCGTGCTTAATACGCTCTGCCGTAGCTTCACCAATTAAGCTGCCGTAGTTACGACGTACGTAGTTAATGATCGCTTCATCAAAACGGTCACCACCAATACGAACTGATGAGGAATAAACAACACCATTTAAAGAGATGACAGCAACCTCAGTTGTACCACCACCAATATCGATAACCATAGAGCCAGTCGCTTCTGATACAGGAAGACCTGCACCGATAGCAGCCGCCATTGGTTCATCAATTAAATAAACTTCACGCGCACCAGCACCTTGCGCCGATTCACGGATAGCACGGCGCTCAACTTGTGTTGAACCACAAGGAACACATACCAATACGCGAGGGCTTGGGCGTAAAACGCTATTATCGTGCACTTGTTTAATAAAGTGCTGCAACATTTTTTCAGTTACATAGAAGTCAGCGATAACGCCATCTTTCATTGGGCGAATAGCAGAAATGTTACCAGGAGTACGACCTAACATCTGTTTTGCATCATGACCAACAGCAGCAACACTTTTAGTTGAGCCTCCACGATCTTGACGAATAGCAACAACAGATGGCTCATCAAGGACGATGCCCTGGCCCTTAACATAAATAAGTGTATTGGCAGTACCTAGATCGATCGAAAGATCGTTTGAAAACATACCACGAAGTTTCTTGAACATAATCTTCGTATTTCCTGAAAACGTGAGAATAAGATAAATTTGACTAAATGTACCAATGCCTAGCCTAATCAGCAAGGCATTGCTACAGAATCCTGAAGCAAATCAGGATTTTTATTCATATTTTAGTTAGATGTACCAATAATGTTACTTTCACCACGGAAAATAATCCTATCGTTACCTCGATATACACCGAAGGTAACAATCGCCGACGGGTCTTCATCACCTAAGCCTCGCCAGTTGTATTGCAGCCAAGGCTGCTGTTCTAAGAGCGGTGGTGAAGATTCACAACTAATATGAGACTCACTTGTTTGTGGTGAATTTGAAGCTAATCTCAGCCAAAAACGTATTTGTTCTCTCAGCTCACTGTTATTACTGTTAGCAATAAGAGTCGTTAAGTTTTGTCCCTGACTAACAGTTCCCTTTCCTTCCAGTTGAGTTTCGCTTGATTTATTAGGGTCAGGCCACACTGTCTTCTTACAGTACTTAGAACCATCAAACTGACTGGCATTATCGGTATCGCTCAATACAAAAGTATTACCATTCCAATATTCAACTTTCAACGGTACTAACACATCACGACCCACAGCAGAACCAACACTATCTAACACCATTCGGCCATAACGAACATCTGGTTGAGCTAATAATTCAGCCTCTGCTATTGAGCTACCTTTAATAAAAGTAACAGGGTCTTCTCCATGAATTTCTAAGCTTAATTCGGTTATTATCGAATTAGAATTTCCAACCTTATTAAACGGACCATCAGCTTCAGTCGTTCTAGTACTTGCGATAGCTGTGACTTCTTTTTTAGACCATCTCACTGCATGATTTAAATTATTCACATGCCACACCGCACCACTATTCCAATGTGATGCATTGAGATCAACATCGGTAATATTTAAGCGCTCGGTATATCCAACCTCATCAACGAGAGAAAAAGAGGCTTTAAGTGAATCATCAAAAAAACATAATTTGTTGTTTCTGAATCCAAAGCGCTGTATGCGGTAACTTCAAAATCAACATCAGTGAAATTTTGATCCATATAAATATAAGATCCAGCTTGCGACCCTTGCTCTGTAGGATAAGTCCATTCAGTTTTTGTGATTCTGAAATAGGAAGGATAAAAACGGCCAACTTGTGCTAGTGTCGGAGGGATATTAAACCCCGAACGATTAAAGTAATTATTTTGAAAAGAACCTAGTTGTAAGCTTCCAACTTCATTCCAATTAAACAGTGTTGTTTGATGTTGGTTTGAAGCCATTATATTTTTGTAATAATGGTTGAAAGGAACATTATCAGCACTGAATAAACCTAGATCTCCAGAAGCAGGGTAAATCACACTAGCTGATAAACTGGCACTAGCAGCATAACCGCTGTGTGTTAAATAGCTTTCTGTATAAGGTCTTTTACATACAAGATCGGCATTATGGCTATCAGGAATACCATTATTATTTGAATCTAATAATGAAATCCAGTTAACCGCTTTAATTACTCCGTTAAAATCGCTACCCGATGCAAGATAATCTCCATTTAATTCTGTTGTATTTGATGGTAGTTCTGTAGTGCCATCACATATTGCCATGGTAAATGGACGAAAATAAAATCGTGCATTACCAAGAGTCTCACGTGATGTTAAATTAGCCGTTATATCCACAATCCCGGCATCATGAAGTACCGCTTTTAATGGGGCACTTGAATCTCCACCAGCGACACCTTTAATAAAATCAATTTCAATATCTTGATCTGCGGTATACCACTTACCCTTACTCCATATCTGTAATAACTCACTTGAACTTGCAGGTAAGTTCACTTGACTGAAATCTATAGTCTTGGTCTCAGTGTCTTTGACTGTATGGCACTTTAAAACATTACCATTCTCCTTCCCCCTAATATGCATTTCAAAAGGAAATTCACGCCCTGCTACTTGCTGGTAATTATCGCCATCTACCCCCTCTTTTGGGTAGATTGAAATACTTTCACCAATAAATTCGTATAAGCCTGCAGGAACCGTTAATTTAGGCGAATCCAATGAGGCTTCAATCCTATAATCACTCAAAAATCGACTATGGATATAGCGAGTGATTTCCGCTGGTTGATTTGCAGTAAACTCAGCAGAAAAAGAGGAATAAGATTCCTTGTTGCATTCATTTGTCGATATGGAGCCGCTTTCACTCCAACAGGCATATTCAGGCTTACGAGTATCTGACTGGCTAGTAACATTCAATTGCTGCCCTTCCCCCATAACTAGGTTCCCTGAGTCATCTTGCAATGAAAAATTTATCTCTATTCCATCACACGCAAGCCCTCTTCCTGATGAAGGAGTAATAACTAATTTAATATCCTTTTTACTATCACAGTTTTTTAAAACTGCCCCGGTAATTTCAGAGTTATTATTCATTTTCAACTGGCAAGCAGTCACCGCACCAATAACTTTAGCATCATTTGATAGCTGTACAGGCCCTTGAGCATAAATGTGCCCCTCAAATACAGCATTAGAAGCAATGTCTACTCTTTGATAGTCATTTACATCCCAATAGATATCAGGTGGCCCTGCTGGAAAATTTTGAGGTGTTGGACAGCCTTTATCACTATAAGAAAAAACCATCAAAGAGCTATTATCGGTTTGTGTTACTTTACCACCGACACTCAGTTCATCTTTAATATGGAAAATAACATCACCATCAATGATAATTTCCCCACGCATTATGACATTCAAACTATCAAGCCAATATTCTCCACTTTTAAAGGTTACCACCACATCTTGATTCACTGTAAAAGCGTAATAAGGCGCTCCATATGTGGATGAAAAATAGCTGCTTTG from the Aliivibrio wodanis genome contains:
- the cafA gene encoding ribonuclease G, which encodes MSTELLINVTPSETRVAMIEAGVLQEIHVEREARRGIVGNIYKGRVSRVLPGMQAAFIDIGLDKAAFLHASDIVPHTECVSENEKRQFQVRDISQLVHQGQDLVVQVVKDPLGTKGARLTTDITLPSRYLVFMPGASHVGVSQRIESEKERNRLKNTVSDYCDEFGGFIIRTAAEGASEAEISQDAAFLKRLWHKVIERRKKSKTKSMLYGELGLDQRILRDFVGTELDLIRVDSKLAFEKLKQFTTEFVPELTKKLEYYSGDKPIFDMYETENEIQRALDRKVELKSGGYLIIDQTEAMTTVDINTGAFVGRRNLEETIFNTNVEATQAIARQLRLRNLGGIIIIDFIDMLSEEHRRRVLQSLGSALEKDRVKTNINGFTQLGLVEMTRKRTRESIEHVLCGQCPTCEGRGAVKTVESVCYEVLREITRVNRAYDSDKFVVYASVAVADALEGEESHALAELELFIGKQVKIQAEPLYIQEQFDVVMM
- a CDS encoding Maf-like protein (Putative inhibitor of septum formation); the protein is MTTQVFLASGSPRRKELLAQLGYQFEILSVDVEEVHQAHETPLIYVERLSKDKAQAGVKFLVNERKIEQTKNIFVPVLGSDTIVVIDGVILEKPKNFEDAKRMLLALSGRQHQVMTAVTLATPETTRTKTVITQVWFRVLSEQEIEQYWESGEPCDKAGSYGIQGSGGRFVSRIDGSYHAVMGLPLMETDQLLHQFL
- the mreD gene encoding rod shape-determining protein MreD, which produces MASSHLMRGRIIIWLSFLIALTLQAAPWPGTLEVLRPSWIILVTFYWVLALPHRVNVGTAMLLGVLWDLLLGTTLGIRGMTMAILVYLVAANFKVLRNLALWQQAAIFSGLTLLGKILEFMGEFLVHDVSFNAHFLWAGVLNFILWPWLFLLMRRVRRHWSIR
- the mreC gene encoding rod shape-determining protein MreC; this translates as MIPIFSRGPSLQFRLFIAVMLSASLMLADSRLNAFSDIRYLLNSFVAPIHYAANLPRTMFDGMYERFNSRNSLMLENQKLKQEMLIQNSNLLLMEQLQQENSRLRNLLGSPFVRDEKKMVTEVMAVDSAPYTHQVMIDKGQIDGVYEGQPVISDKGIVGQINYVGAHNSRVLLLTDPNNAIPVQVVRNDIRVIASGKGHLDTMQLEHIPTNTDIEIGDLLVSSGLGGRYPEGYPVGYISNIDNDNKRPFASIDLATTVEFDKLRYLLLVWPTEVQVKENLDGE
- the mreB gene encoding rod shape-determining protein MreB → MFKKLRGMFSNDLSIDLGTANTLIYVKGQGIVLDEPSVVAIRQDRGGSTKSVAAVGHDAKQMLGRTPGNISAIRPMKDGVIADFYVTEKMLQHFIKQVHDNSVLRPSPRVLVCVPCGSTQVERRAIRESAQGAGAREVYLIDEPMAAAIGAGLPVSEATGSMVIDIGGGTTEVAVISLNGVVYSSSVRIGGDRFDEAIINYVRRNYGSLIGEATAERIKHEIGSAYPGDDVCEIEVRGRNLAEGVPRSFTLNSNEILEALQEPLSGIVSAVMVALEQCPPELASDISEHGMVLTGGGALLRDLDRLLTEETGIPVVVAEEPLTCVARGGGKALEMIDMHGGDLFSEE